One Tachysurus vachellii isolate PV-2020 chromosome 18, HZAU_Pvac_v1, whole genome shotgun sequence DNA segment encodes these proteins:
- the lasp1 gene encoding LIM and SH3 domain protein 1 isoform X1: MNPLCSRCNRVVYPTEKVNCLDKFWHKGCFSCEVCKMTLNMKNYKGFDKKPYCNAHYPKTSFTSVADTPENLRLKQQSKMQSQVLYKEEFEKNKGKGFSVVADTPELQRIKKTQDQISNVGPRQHIPSNIKYHEDFEKSKMGGEVHHPPPQQSTTPVYQPPTASQNYHYEPEPVRQAAAAPPPSSGKRYRAVYDYTAADEDEVSFLDGDVIVDVQPIDEGWMYGRVERTGQQGMLPANYVEAI; this comes from the exons tTCTGGCATAAAGGATGTTTCAGCTGTGAGGTATGCAAGATGACTCTAAACATGAAGAACTACAAAGGCTTTGATAAGAAACCATACTGCAATGC acacTACCCAAAAACGTCATTCACGAGTGTTGCTGACACTCCAGAAAACCTACGTCTGAAACAGCAGAGCAAGATGCAAAGCCAG GTGCTCTACAAGGAGGAGTTTGAGAAAAACAAGGGAAAGGGCTTCAGTGTTGTAGCTGACACACCAGAATTGCAGAGAATtaagaaaacacaagatcagATCAGCAACGTAGGTCCCAGGCAACACATCCCCTCTAAT atTAAATATCATGAGGATTTTGAGAAGAGTAAAATGGGAGGAGAAGTTCACCATCCACCACCGCAACAAAGCACAACTCCAG tatatcaaCCCCCAACTGCATCACAGAACTACCATTATGAGCCAGAACCAGTGCGCCAAGCTGCTGCAGCTCCTCCGCCTAGTTCTGGG AAACGTTACCGGGCAGTGTATGACTACACTGCAGCTGACGAGGACGAAGTGTCGTTTCTCGACGGGGATGTGATAGTCGATGTTCAGCCAATTGATGAAGGATGGATGTATGGAAGAGTGGAGCGTACTGGTCAGCAGGGCATGCTGCCTGCTAACTATGTGGAGGCCATATGA
- the lasp1 gene encoding LIM and SH3 domain protein 1 isoform X2, with amino-acid sequence MNPLCSRCNRVVYPTEKVNCLDKFWHKGCFSCEVCKMTLNMKNYKGFDKKPYCNAHYPKTSFTSVADTPENLRLKQQSKMQSQVLYKEEFEKNKGKGFSVVADTPELQRIKKTQDQISNIKYHEDFEKSKMGGEVHHPPPQQSTTPVYQPPTASQNYHYEPEPVRQAAAAPPPSSGKRYRAVYDYTAADEDEVSFLDGDVIVDVQPIDEGWMYGRVERTGQQGMLPANYVEAI; translated from the exons tTCTGGCATAAAGGATGTTTCAGCTGTGAGGTATGCAAGATGACTCTAAACATGAAGAACTACAAAGGCTTTGATAAGAAACCATACTGCAATGC acacTACCCAAAAACGTCATTCACGAGTGTTGCTGACACTCCAGAAAACCTACGTCTGAAACAGCAGAGCAAGATGCAAAGCCAG GTGCTCTACAAGGAGGAGTTTGAGAAAAACAAGGGAAAGGGCTTCAGTGTTGTAGCTGACACACCAGAATTGCAGAGAATtaagaaaacacaagatcagATCAGCAAC atTAAATATCATGAGGATTTTGAGAAGAGTAAAATGGGAGGAGAAGTTCACCATCCACCACCGCAACAAAGCACAACTCCAG tatatcaaCCCCCAACTGCATCACAGAACTACCATTATGAGCCAGAACCAGTGCGCCAAGCTGCTGCAGCTCCTCCGCCTAGTTCTGGG AAACGTTACCGGGCAGTGTATGACTACACTGCAGCTGACGAGGACGAAGTGTCGTTTCTCGACGGGGATGTGATAGTCGATGTTCAGCCAATTGATGAAGGATGGATGTATGGAAGAGTGGAGCGTACTGGTCAGCAGGGCATGCTGCCTGCTAACTATGTGGAGGCCATATGA
- the atp6v0ca gene encoding ATPase H+ transporting V0 subunit ca — MSSDNPEYSPFFAVMGASAAMVFSALGAAYGTAKSGTGIAAMSVMRPELIMKSIIPVVMAGIIAIYGLVVAVLIANNITDNLPLFRSFLYLGAGLSVGLSGLAAGFAIGIVGDAGVRGTAQQPRLFVGMILILIFAEVLGLYGLIVALILSTK; from the exons ATGTCCTCCGACAATCCCGAGTATTCCCCCTTCTTTGCAGTGATGGGCGCCTCAGCAGCGATGGTCTTCAGCG CGCTCGGTGCTGCTTACGGCACAGCCAAGAGCGGCACAGGCATCGCTGCTATGTCGGTGATGAGGCCGGAGCTCATCATGAAGTCCATCATTCCCGTGGTCATGGCAGGTATCATTGCCATCTACGGCTTGGTGGTGGCTGTACTCATTGCTAACAACATTACAGACAATCTCCCTCTCTTCAG GAGTTTTCTTTACCTGGGTGCTGGGCTGAGTGTGGGTCTGAGTGGCCTTGCTGCTGGCTTTGCCATCGGGATCGTAGGAGATGCAGGAGTTCGAGGCACGGCCCAGCAGCCTCGTCTGTTCGTTGGCATGATCCTTATCCTGATCTTTGCTGAGGTTCTGGGGCTTTATGGGCTTATTGTTGCCCTTATCCTCTCCACCAAGTAa